The nucleotide sequence ACTGCAGAAGGGGGCTAACTGAAGACCCCGTTAACATAATGGTTTTGAAGCGTACTCCATGGGATTATGAATATTATCATCACAAGGAACCTGATATCCCAAAATACAGAGAGTCCACAGGTAAGAAGGTTGCCATTGTGGGAGCCGGACCGGCGGGACTTACGGCGGCATATTATCTGGCTCAGCTGGGTCATTCTGTTAAAATTTACGATATGATAAGTGAGCCAGGAGGTATGGTTGCAAGAGGTATCCCTGATTACAGGCAGCCCAGAGATTTGCTCAGAAGAGAAGTTGATATAATAAAATCTCTCGGTGTGGAAATTCAATACAATACCAAACTTGGTGAAGATATATTTTTGGATGATTTGAAAGCGGATTACGATTCGGTGTTAATTGCTATTGGTGCCTGGAAGAGTCGTGATATGGGCGTTGAAGGGGAGAAAGAAGGTTATGAAGGAATAGTTGCAGGAGGTATTTATTTCCTCAACGATTTTGCCGCCGGAAGAGAAGTAAATATTGGGAAAAAAGTGCTCGTTGTCGGTGGAGGTAATACAGCTATCGACTGCGTGAGAACGGCGATTCGTATGGATACCGAAGAGGTGAGTCTGATATACAGAAGGGCAAGAGAACAGATGCCTGCTGAAGATTATGAAATAGAGGACGCTATTGAAGAGGATGTTAATTTTCATTTTCTGGCAAATCCGGTTAAAATACTGGCGGAAAACGGAAAGGTTGTCGGAGTGGAATGTGTGAAGATGAAGCTGGGAGAGCCGGATGATTCAGGGAGAAGACGCCCCGTACCTATTGAGGGTTCAAATTTCGTGCTGGAGGTAGATACTGTAATTCCTGCGATCGGACAGTATCCTGACCTGAGTTTTTTAAGTGAAAAAGATGGTATTGATGTTACAAAATGGGATACGATAAAAGTTAAAGATGATTTATATATTACTGATGTGGAAGGTGTATTTTCCGCCGGTGATTGTGAATGGGGACCTAATACTGTTGTGAAAGCAATAGGTGCCGGCAGATGGGCGGCAAAAATGATGGACAGATATATGATGGAAGGAAATGTGTACCTGACTGATGAAGAAAAGCTTGAACTGACCCTTTATAACAGTAAAGTTTTTGATAAGAATGAAAAACTCTGCGATCCTGCTACTATCGAAAGAGTGCACCAGGAGAAGCTATCCCCAGAAGAAAGGGTTGCCCATTTTGAAGAAATAGAAAAACCTTATAGTGAAAAGCAGGCTTATATGGAAGCTACACGTTGCTTAAGATGCATGAGAATGGCCATGGTTGGGCTGGAAGAAAATAAATAGTTTGGGGTTTGTTTATGCCTGAAATATATATTAACAACAAAAAATATCCTTTTAACGAAGGGGATACTGTACTTGAAGTGGCCAAAAGGAATAATATTTATATTCCTGTAATGTGCTATCTGGAGAAAATAACTCCCACCGGTGCATGCAGGTTCTGCTTGATTGAAATTGAAGGAATAGATAAGCCCGCGGCGGCCTGTGTAACCTATGCTTTGGACGGAATGAAAGTTTTTACCGATACCGAAAAAGTAATAAAAGACAGAAAAAGGATGATGGACTTTGTTCTGATAAAGCACCCTCTTGACTGTCCTGTTTGTGATAAAGCCGGGGAATGCATGCTGCAGGATATGGCGTATGAGTTTGGGATAAATGAAGAAAGTGTTCCTTCAGTAAAGCCCGACAAACCGGTTTTTGACTGGAATTTTATAATAAATGATACGAATTTGTGTGTAATGTGCGAAAGGTGTGTGAAGGTCTGTCATGAGATAACCGGCTGTTCTGCACTGAAGATAGAGGAGCGGGGATTTAACAACATAATAAACACAACCGATGGCACAGAGCTCAACTGTGACTTCTGCGGGCTATGTGTCGATTATTGCCCTGTTGGTGCTTTGCTGGATAAACCTTATAAACACAGCGTAAGATCCTGGGATTTGGATAAGAAAAACACATTTTGCAATATGTGTCCTGTGGGTTGTGAGATTGAGGTAAATATTCATGATAATGAGATTTTCAGATGCAGATCCACTGAAAACAGTTTTATCTGTTCGCTGGGAAGGTATGCATTTAAACATCCGGAACATAAGGACAGGATTGAAACACCCTTGATGAAAAGTTCCGGGAAGCACTCCGAAGTAAGCTGGAACGATGCCCTGGATGAGTTTAAAGACCGATTAAACAATATTAAAGAGCGCTATGGGGACGAATCCGTTGCACTACTTCTGGGAAGCAGACTCAGCAATGAAGCTGTTTTTGGATACAAAAAACTTTCGGAAGAATTGAACATTAATAAAGTTGTAGCTGATATAGAATTTGAGAACGGAAGTTTTTATAAGCTGCATAAGGAAAAGTTTGATACTTATGAAAATATCGGGAGCCTTGAAGGGATAAAAAACTCAGATTTGATTTTTGTTATAGGTTCTGATTTGGCCAATGAGGCATTAGGTGTCAAATGGAATGTTATGAACGCTGTTATTCATAACAATGCAAAACTGGTCACGATCGGTGCACAGAAATATGAATACGATTATTTTACTGATGCCAGTCTCCTTGCCGACTACGGTAATTATGCAGGTATTTTTGAAGATATAAAAACGGCCGGTGACGATATCCCTGCTAGTATAAGGGAATATATAGACCATGCAGAACATGTGACATTTATTGTCGGTAATGAATACATCTCCTCTGAAAAGCAGCCTGAAAGTATCTATGCTTTCTATGATTATGTTGGCTCTGATAAAGTAGAAAACTTCTTCCTCGTAAGTGACAAGGCGAATATTACTGCTCTTGTTAATTCGGGTATTCTGGATAACGGATATACTCCTGCAAAACTGAATAAAGAAATGGTTAATTCTAAAATTAAAGCGGTTCTGGCTGTTGGTTTTTATCCTTCTGAAACTTACGGGGCATATAAATCCTTAAATAAATCGATTGACAATGTTGATATGCTTGTTTCTGTGGACATATATAAAAATAAATTTAACTCCAATGCCGATATTATCATGCCGGCGCTTACTTCTCTTGAAAGTGAAAGCAGCTACACATCTCTTGATGGCAGATTAATAAAAACGGATGTTGTGCATGAGCATAAATATTCAGCACTTTCCGATGTTAATATTTTGTCCAAGATGGGGGCTTTGTTTGGCATTGAACTGCCTGAGTCAGCACCGGAATTCTGGAATGAAAATATAGCAGGACAAAACGGTTATCCGCAAATGGATTTTTATGAGATTGATGGTTTTGTGAGAAAAGAGAATAAGTCTAATGTCAACAAAACGACCTTTTCCTATCAAAAACCTGCTGAGGGTTCTGTGGAAATTTTTGTAAACGCCAGATATCACAATAATTATTTATCCACAAAGGCTGTTGTTGAGAAAGATGTAGACGGGTATTTGAAAAAATATTATTTTGATGTTGACGAGACGGTGCTTTCCGGCAAGGATGCCTGCTATGACGGTCAATGCAGTATAAATGATGAAATAGCAAAGGGGACGGTCCTGATACCTAAGAATCTGAGGTAAATATAGAAAAACCGGAGCTCACGCTCCGGTTTTTTGTTTGCAAAAACATATATTTACCACTTTCCGCTTTTTAAGAGCAATGACATTTTAAGCGCTAAGTAGTTAACCCTGAAAAAGGTATATTTTCTTAAAATTTGCCATTATTTTTGTTTATTAAATGTAAACTATACATATATTTTGGCATACTTTTTATCCAGAAACACTTCGTTTGCAAAATTTGCTAATTTTTTTGCAATATTATCCATAAATTTTTTGAGAAAAAATAAAAGAAAGGCCAGTATCAGCCTTAGGTTATGACCACTTGCCGCCAAAATTGCATTAGCTTTATCTCCCTCTTTGCCTTTCAGATAATTTCTGTCCATCCGGTTATCTCGCTTAGTATGACCTATCGTCGCCTCAACACAACTTCGTCTTTTCAATAACCTCTTAAAATTAACTTTGAATTTCTTCATACTGCGTGGAACTACATGGACTTTTGCATCCCCTCTATAATTGTGCTTCCTGTAACCCAAATCTACCAATATCGTATCTATTGTACCGTTACTACCCAAAAGGGTTTTTGCTTCACATAAATTCTCTTCTAATGTATGACCGTCATAAGGATTGCCGTGAAATGATTTGCAACTCAGTATAAAATTCTTCTTCAATGTACCAACAAAACCTACTTTGTTACCAAACTCATACCTCTTATGGCTCTTGCCCTTGCTAATGCACTCAACCTCTGGACTGTGAAGACTGTAAAGTTTGTTCTTGCTCTTTTTACTCCGATTCCACAAACTCTCGTAAAATAACTTTAGCTGTTGAAACTCATCCGAATTCCTCAATTCCTCAGGTAAAACCCTTTCTATAGAACGATATAATTTGCCCATCTTTGTCTTCATCTTTTTTACTGCCTTACCCGCTCTCTTGTACTGTTTCGCATGAACATAGCCACTATATTTCATCAATAGCTTCTTGCCGGAATATTCATGTGTCTCCTTTACCTTATCTCATGCTTCTTTGAAAATTTCACAAGATATTTGATCATTGTATAAAAAAGTTTTATGTCCGTTGGAAACGTTATGTTCTTTTCCTGCACCGTCGTATCTGCAGCTACTTTCTTTACGTCATTCTTATTAAGATAACCACTACGAAAAGCAGTGTTAATTGTCTCCTCTAAAAACTTCAACAAATCTTCTTCTTTTAAACGATTCCGAAATCTTGTCATGCTGGTTGGATTTATCGGCACCTTTGTCTGGAATACCTTTTCTCCAGTGAAGTACTGCCAGTAAGGGTTTTCTTTCCAGCCATGCACCACGTCTTCATCACTCAAATTGTACGTGTATTTCAAATAATGAAACCCAACCATCATACGTATTGGAATTCCTGGGCGACCATCGTTACGGTGATAAAGACTGCCAAATTCTTTCTCAAAATATTCCCAGTCTATTTTATCTGCTAATTGTATTAATGGATGTTTCATATCTATAATGTTAACAAGCAGTGGTTCTAAAAGCTCTTGTGTCGTCGAATCTTGCTTCTTAGGACGCATATAATCCCCCGGGTTTTTTGCTTATTCCTTTACTTTTCTGTGGGATTACTTTAGCATATTTCCATGGTTAACTCAAGTATTATCAAATAGTTATCTAGTTTCTCAGGGCTAACTAAGTAACATTGAACGTTGAACTCACCCATCACGGCATTTTTCAAAGAAAACGAAAATTATCCACATCGAACAAACCTTTATCTGTTAATTTTAGATGAGGGATTACTTCCAATGCCATAAAGCTTAGTGTTCCCAAAGGATCTGTCAATGTGCAGCCCATTTCTGCGATTTGTTCGTTGATACGCTCTAAACTCTCCACTACCGCCTCAGGAGCCTTTGATGTGACGAGCCCGCCGATTTCAAGGGGGAGTGTGAAGAGGCTGTTATCATCAGATACTGCCAGTCCTCCGCCGTTGTCTATAACAGAATTTACAACCTTTAGGATACTTTCATCACTTGTGCCCACAGCCACGATATTGTGACAGTCATGGGCAATGGAAGAAGCAAATGCTCCTCTTTTCAGATTAAAACCGTTAATTTTACAGGATGTACGGTTTCCGTATCCATATCGTTCGAATACACACAATTTCAGTATGTCATTTTCCAGGTCATATGTTTTTGATGAATCAACCAAATGTTCTGTTATCAAACTTCCGTCTTTAACTCGAATGCATGCCTGTTCATTGTTCATTTGGGGGATTTCGGACTGGTTGACAATATTCATCGAGTTTTGCAATTTTTCAGGGATCGGTGTGTGGCTGTTTTTCTGAGAAAAATGGGAGAGATTTTTACCGTCGATGTAAATATCCTTTATTTCAAAAGATTTACTGCTGATGTCGGCGATGATAAAACTTGCATACATTCCCGGTTTGATTTCTGAATACCTGTCCAGTCCATAATATTTCAATCCGTTTCGGCTGGCGGCTTTCAGAACGTTAACAGGTGGTATCCCGAGCTTTAAAGCTTTATTAACATTATAACTTATATGTCCGCCCCTCAAAATGTGGTTTAATGATTTGTCATCTGTGCAGAACATTATATCGTCCGGGTACTCGTTTATAAGTTCGTAAGCTTTATTATCGGTGTGCTCTGCAGAACCCTCTCTTAAGAATATTTTAAGGCCGGCTTCAAGCTTGGTTTTAATATCGTGGTATGATTCGCTTTCATGATCATCCATCACACCCGCAGCAACATATTTTAACAAGTCTTCTCCGCTAAGTCCCGGTGCATGGCCGTTAATGACTTTACCCAAAGCTTTAGCTTTTGCGATTGAGACTACAAATTTTTCTTCGCCCTGGATAACCCCTGGGTTATTCATCATCTCACCTAAGCTTACCGTTTCTTCTTTTTCCAGCAGAGACGATATTTCATCAATACCCAATTGGGCACCGGATGTGGCAAAAGGTGTTGCCGGGACACATGAAGGAACGGCAAATTTGATATTACAAAAGGAATGTTTTGCTTCATCCATGAAATATTCAACTGCGCCCATACCCCCGACATTTGCAATTTCGTGATTGTCAGTAACGACATGAAGAGTACCGTGTTTCAATACGACATCACCGAAAGCAGAGGGAGTGAGATGAGAACTTTCAGTGTGCACGTGGCAGTCGATAAAACCCGGTGTTATATACAGACCGGCACCTTTATAGTATTCGTGCGCGTAAGGTTTGGAGTCGGTGATTTCTGCAATAACACCGTTGTTAATCAAAACATTTGATTTGAAAAATACGTTTTTGTCAAAATCGGGGATAAAAACGTTTTCAAAAAGTGTTTTCATATTCTATGCAGTCCCAAGGTATATGAATCTTGCTATAAAAATAAGCGCCAAAATCCATACGGTAAGTTTAACTTCGTTAGCTTTTCCTGCCAAAGTCTTTGTTATGGGGTAAAATATAAATCCCATGGCAATACCTGTTGCGATACTGTATGAAAACGGCATAGATATTATTACCATAAATGAAGGAAGGGCTTCCGTCATATCCTCCCAATCGATTTTGGTGACTGTTTTCAGCATGAAAACTCCTACAATTACCAGCGCCGGTGAAGTTGCATAGGCCGGTATTGATTCGGCTAAGGGCGCAAGGAACATACTTAGTAGAAAGAGGATGCCGACTACAACGGATGTTAAGCCTGTTCTACCGCCTTCAGCTACCCCTGAAGCACTTTCTATGTATGTTGTGATGGTTGATGTTCCTAAAACACTACCGAAACAGGTTCCTACAGCGTCTACAGTTAATGCTCTGTTGACACGGGGAAATTCACCGTTCTTTTTGATAAATCCTCCTTGCTTTGCAACGCCAACCAAAGTTCCCGTTGTGTCAAACAAATCAACAAACAAAAACGCAAAAACGATACCGAAAAAGCCGATATCCAGAGCCGAGGAAATATCCAATTTGAAAAATACCGGTGATAGATCCGGCGGCATTCCTACGATACCTTTAAATTCAGATAGCCCTGCCAAGAGTCCTATGATCCATATAATCAGTATGCCGATAAGTATAGCACCTTTTAATTTTCTGGCGATAAGAGCACCGATTATAATTATTCCTATAATCGTCATTATTGCGGATGCCGCTGTCATATCACCGAGTGAGACAAGAGTGGCAGGGTTTTTGACAATAATGCCGACCTCCTTCAAACCTATCAATGCTATAAAAAGACCTATACCACCTGCTGTGGCAAGTTTAAGAGATTCTGGGATGGAATAGACAATGACTTCCCTTATTCTGGCAACGGTGAGAATAAGAAATATTACACCTGAGATAAAAACTGCCCCGAGAGCTGTCTGCCAGGAATAACCCATCTGCCCTACAACGGTGAACGCAAAATAAGCGTTCAAACCCATACCTGGAGCCAGCGCAAAAGGATAATTGGCGAACAGCCCCATGAAGATAGTACTGAAACCTGCCGCAATAACCGTTGCCAGCATTACAGCTCCAAAATCCATTCCGGTTTTGGAAAGTATTGCAGGGTTTACAAAAATGATATAAGCCATGGTCATAAAAGTAGTAATACCTGCGATAATTTCGGTTTTTACGTTGGTGTTGTGTTCGGAAAACTTGAATAAACGTTCTAACATAATATAACCCTCTTATCATATTTTTATGTAATTTTTGTTTATCCCCGGCGGATAAATATGTCAATACTTTTAGATATTGGCAACTTCACATTTTTTAAAAGACCATATTATAGTGAGGTAGTGAGATAGTGAGATGGGGAGATGGAGAGATGGTGAAGTAGTGAGGTAGTGAGATAGTGAGATGGGGAGATGGAGAGATGGTGAAGTAGTGAGGTAGTGAGATAGTGAGATGGGGAGATGGAGAGATGGTGAAGTAGTGAGATGGTGAGATAGTGAGGTAGTGAGGTAGAGGCGAAGGTAGAGGTAAAGGTTGAGGTTGAGGTTGAGGAAGTTGAAAAGGCCTGCCCCGTGAAATGCGAAAGCCTATTTCACCGGGGGTTGAGTTGTTGAGTAGTTGAGTGGTGTATTGGTATATTTGTGTATTGGTTATTGGTGTTTAAGTCCGTTATTTAACGTCTTACGTTTGGAACCTTGAACGTTTAACCCTGAACCCTGAACCTTGAACCTTGAACCCATACTACCCATACTACACATCACATCTTACGTTTCACGTTTCACGCATCACGCATTACGTCTTACTGTCACATTCACTTTCACTTTCACTGTATTCTGAACCTTGAACATTGAACTTATCATTGCCGTGCTTCCTATGTTGTTGTAAATCCTCAGATATTACTCAAACAAACGCAACTTGGTATAAATTTTGGGTGTTATCAGTATTAGATTTTTGCTCCATTTGAGTTGAAGCGATATAAAAATTGTCTTTTAAATTCTTATGAGATGTTGTAAATTTAAATAGGAAGTATAATTTACCTGACCCCATTTATTTTCAAATTTCCTTATTTAATAAAGTCAGTATTAATATTCTCATTTATTTTTTTGACCAGCTTAATTTTTTTGTCTTTAACTTTAACAGGTTGAATTCCAGCAAAAATTTTTTCGAAATTTAAAAAGAAGGAATTATACTCAACAAAATTAACAGCAGTAAAATTGCCTTGTCCATCCCATCCTATTTTTTCTGCCAAATCATTGTCTATACTAAATTTTTGAATTTTTAACTTATTGTTTTTGTTAATAACTCTTTTCATATATTTATCATTTGC is from Flexistipes sinusarabici DSM 4947 and encodes:
- a CDS encoding dihydropyrimidine dehydrogenase subunit A, with amino-acid sequence MAKVLYGFFKGEVIDNRGKSKDEWTDAPVKIDEDFNGKKLKTFVDWDGFLVFEEKADILNALAEYMSEISTYGCCGRCFPGRVGTKIVSEELFKLRENFSKEKLNLLRDLCVSINDSAKCTVAPTSVVPVLGFIDNFADEAENNSNAEAGKYVRHLTAPCTAGCPANVKIPQFIEAIKDFRFLEALAIIRETMPLPGVCGRVCPHPCEENCRRGLTEDPVNIMVLKRTPWDYEYYHHKEPDIPKYRESTGKKVAIVGAGPAGLTAAYYLAQLGHSVKIYDMISEPGGMVARGIPDYRQPRDLLRREVDIIKSLGVEIQYNTKLGEDIFLDDLKADYDSVLIAIGAWKSRDMGVEGEKEGYEGIVAGGIYFLNDFAAGREVNIGKKVLVVGGGNTAIDCVRTAIRMDTEEVSLIYRRAREQMPAEDYEIEDAIEEDVNFHFLANPVKILAENGKVVGVECVKMKLGEPDDSGRRRPVPIEGSNFVLEVDTVIPAIGQYPDLSFLSEKDGIDVTKWDTIKVKDDLYITDVEGVFSAGDCEWGPNTVVKAIGAGRWAAKMMDRYMMEGNVYLTDEEKLELTLYNSKVFDKNEKLCDPATIERVHQEKLSPEERVAHFEEIEKPYSEKQAYMEATRCLRCMRMAMVGLEENK
- a CDS encoding molybdopterin-dependent oxidoreductase; the protein is MPEIYINNKKYPFNEGDTVLEVAKRNNIYIPVMCYLEKITPTGACRFCLIEIEGIDKPAAACVTYALDGMKVFTDTEKVIKDRKRMMDFVLIKHPLDCPVCDKAGECMLQDMAYEFGINEESVPSVKPDKPVFDWNFIINDTNLCVMCERCVKVCHEITGCSALKIEERGFNNIINTTDGTELNCDFCGLCVDYCPVGALLDKPYKHSVRSWDLDKKNTFCNMCPVGCEIEVNIHDNEIFRCRSTENSFICSLGRYAFKHPEHKDRIETPLMKSSGKHSEVSWNDALDEFKDRLNNIKERYGDESVALLLGSRLSNEAVFGYKKLSEELNINKVVADIEFENGSFYKLHKEKFDTYENIGSLEGIKNSDLIFVIGSDLANEALGVKWNVMNAVIHNNAKLVTIGAQKYEYDYFTDASLLADYGNYAGIFEDIKTAGDDIPASIREYIDHAEHVTFIVGNEYISSEKQPESIYAFYDYVGSDKVENFFLVSDKANITALVNSGILDNGYTPAKLNKEMVNSKIKAVLAVGFYPSETYGAYKSLNKSIDNVDMLVSVDIYKNKFNSNADIIMPALTSLESESSYTSLDGRLIKTDVVHEHKYSALSDVNILSKMGALFGIELPESAPEFWNENIAGQNGYPQMDFYEIDGFVRKENKSNVNKTTFSYQKPAEGSVEIFVNARYHNNYLSTKAVVEKDVDGYLKKYYFDVDETVLSGKDACYDGQCSINDEIAKGTVLIPKNLR
- a CDS encoding IS5/IS1182 family transposase, producing MRPKKQDSTTQELLEPLLVNIIDMKHPLIQLADKIDWEYFEKEFGSLYHRNDGRPGIPIRMMVGFHYLKYTYNLSDEDVVHGWKENPYWQYFTGEKVFQTKVPINPTSMTRFRNRLKEEDLLKFLEETINTAFRSGYLNKNDVKKVAADTTVQEKNITFPTDIKLFYTMIKYLVKFSKKHEIR
- the ade gene encoding adenine deaminase; translation: MKTLFENVFIPDFDKNVFFKSNVLINNGVIAEITDSKPYAHEYYKGAGLYITPGFIDCHVHTESSHLTPSAFGDVVLKHGTLHVVTDNHEIANVGGMGAVEYFMDEAKHSFCNIKFAVPSCVPATPFATSGAQLGIDEISSLLEKEETVSLGEMMNNPGVIQGEEKFVVSIAKAKALGKVINGHAPGLSGEDLLKYVAAGVMDDHESESYHDIKTKLEAGLKIFLREGSAEHTDNKAYELINEYPDDIMFCTDDKSLNHILRGGHISYNVNKALKLGIPPVNVLKAASRNGLKYYGLDRYSEIKPGMYASFIIADISSKSFEIKDIYIDGKNLSHFSQKNSHTPIPEKLQNSMNIVNQSEIPQMNNEQACIRVKDGSLITEHLVDSSKTYDLENDILKLCVFERYGYGNRTSCKINGFNLKRGAFASSIAHDCHNIVAVGTSDESILKVVNSVIDNGGGLAVSDDNSLFTLPLEIGGLVTSKAPEAVVESLERINEQIAEMGCTLTDPLGTLSFMALEVIPHLKLTDKGLFDVDNFRFL
- a CDS encoding NCS2 family permease, whose protein sequence is MLERLFKFSEHNTNVKTEIIAGITTFMTMAYIIFVNPAILSKTGMDFGAVMLATVIAAGFSTIFMGLFANYPFALAPGMGLNAYFAFTVVGQMGYSWQTALGAVFISGVIFLILTVARIREVIVYSIPESLKLATAGGIGLFIALIGLKEVGIIVKNPATLVSLGDMTAASAIMTIIGIIIIGALIARKLKGAILIGILIIWIIGLLAGLSEFKGIVGMPPDLSPVFFKLDISSALDIGFFGIVFAFLFVDLFDTTGTLVGVAKQGGFIKKNGEFPRVNRALTVDAVGTCFGSVLGTSTITTYIESASGVAEGGRTGLTSVVVGILFLLSMFLAPLAESIPAYATSPALVIVGVFMLKTVTKIDWEDMTEALPSFMVIISMPFSYSIATGIAMGFIFYPITKTLAGKANEVKLTVWILALIFIARFIYLGTA